The Staphylococcus sp. KG4-3 genome has a window encoding:
- a CDS encoding NAD kinase, which produces MRYTILSKGDSKSNALKHKMINHMKDFQMVEDPDNPEIVISVGGDGTLLQAFHQYSHMLSRCAFVGVHTGHLGFYADWVPHEVEKLIIEINNSEFQVIEYPLLEIIVRYNDNGYETRHLALNEATMKTENGSTLVVDVNIRGNQFERFRGDGLCISTPSGSTAYNKALGGALIHPSLEAMQIAEIASINNRVFRTVGSPLVLPKHHTCLIAPVNHDTILTTIDHVSIKHKNVNAIQYRVANEKIRFARFRPFPFWKRVHDSFISSGDDE; this is translated from the coding sequence ATGCGTTATACGATTTTATCTAAAGGTGATTCAAAATCGAATGCTTTAAAGCATAAAATGATTAACCATATGAAAGATTTCCAGATGGTTGAAGACCCAGATAATCCAGAAATCGTTATTTCTGTTGGGGGAGATGGAACTCTGTTACAAGCTTTTCATCAGTATAGTCATATGCTATCTCGCTGTGCGTTTGTAGGGGTTCATACAGGGCATTTAGGCTTTTATGCTGATTGGGTGCCACATGAAGTTGAAAAACTTATAATTGAGATTAATAACTCTGAATTCCAAGTCATTGAATATCCTTTGTTAGAAATTATTGTGCGTTATAATGATAACGGATACGAGACACGTCATTTAGCATTAAATGAAGCTACTATGAAAACTGAAAATGGTTCTACTTTAGTTGTTGATGTGAATATTAGAGGTAATCAATTTGAACGCTTCAGAGGTGATGGTTTATGTATATCTACACCATCAGGTTCTACAGCATACAATAAGGCATTAGGTGGCGCATTGATACATCCATCATTAGAAGCGATGCAAATTGCTGAAATTGCATCAATAAACAACCGGGTATTTAGAACTGTAGGTTCTCCTTTAGTATTGCCCAAACACCATACGTGTTTAATAGCACCTGTTAATCATGATACGATTTTAACGACGATTGACCACGTTAGTATAAAACACAAAAATGTTAATGCGATACAATATCGCGTAGCTAATGAGAAGATTAGATTCGCTAGATTTAGACCGTTTCCGTTTTGGAAAAGAGTACATGACTCGTTCATTTCAAGTGGAGATGATGAGTAA
- a CDS encoding GTP pyrophosphokinase family protein, which translates to MNQWDQFLSPYKQAVDELKIKLKGLRKQYEVEDNASPIEFVTGRVKPMTSIIDKANKRQISFDRLHEEMYDIAGLRLMCQFVDDIDIVVNLLRQRQDFKVVEERDYISNTKQSGYRSFHVIIEYPIETLNGEKKILAEIQIRTLAMNFWATIEHTLRYKYDGDYPPEIQHRLERAAEAAFLLDEEMSEIKEEIQEAQKYYSKKRAKKHNND; encoded by the coding sequence GCAGTAGACGAATTGAAAATTAAATTAAAAGGGCTTAGAAAACAATATGAAGTAGAAGATAATGCATCTCCTATAGAATTTGTAACAGGACGAGTCAAACCTATGACAAGCATTATTGATAAGGCTAATAAACGTCAAATTTCTTTTGATCGTTTACATGAAGAAATGTATGACATTGCCGGTTTGCGTTTAATGTGTCAATTTGTTGATGATATTGATATTGTGGTTAATTTATTAAGACAGCGTCAAGATTTTAAAGTTGTAGAAGAACGGGATTACATTAGTAATACCAAACAAAGTGGTTATCGTTCATTCCATGTCATTATTGAATATCCTATTGAAACATTAAATGGGGAAAAGAAAATATTGGCAGAGATTCAAATTAGAACGCTAGCAATGAACTTTTGGGCAACGATAGAACATACTTTGAGATATAAATATGATGGAGATTATCCACCGGAGATTCAACATCGATTGGAAAGAGCAGCAGAAGCGGCATTTTTGCTGGATGAAGAGATGTCGGAAATTAAAGAAGAAATTCAAGAAGCTCAGAAATATTATTCTAAAAAGCGTGCGAAAAAGCATAATAATGACTAG